In Miscanthus floridulus cultivar M001 unplaced genomic scaffold, ASM1932011v1 os_1042_1_2, whole genome shotgun sequence, a single genomic region encodes these proteins:
- the LOC136533653 gene encoding LOW QUALITY PROTEIN: uncharacterized protein (The sequence of the model RefSeq protein was modified relative to this genomic sequence to represent the inferred CDS: deleted 1 base in 1 codon) — protein MTMDDAVAEVDLADPNPDVGDLFHHYDGLYFRGALAAAGFTAQWRSSSSPPLSRSFGSCTFSKQQNTITLSESFLKYRSCTDRKNALLHEMIHAIIYVKRHRKDRNHGPAFRAWMEAINSCCIQDRQRPDGGYNITTRHDFIPEEPRSFKGMVWKCRSCGDTLLRAINQGPPSDACCIENDDISASCGNMLCYWHNHKDDCSGTYEKTLMLKLEAPSQKKVAGGAQLLLTLPSEMSKSKGAIEESSSSILQLLWSTKATKPNAEDKHLCLGSGSNGKPQGSSSSKKADKRRRPEMVGETSVMPAAPQGKPNQNHGLVAMVKQAPVSVEGYNDTKSPGRDTSKKAGKRHKPDDLQKTSVLPSAPQGTPKLKHALVATENNKLSSAECSNNAKSPKTNTSKKAGERHELQIAQKACSQPANPQKRLKQDPVAPEKKELSPLMGCSNEKLLDRSSSKKAYKQHEPQDFQETPVLSTAPGIKPMASVFVASEKQRKGKCKRKKPVKEKEYGVMSAWLKFYESDRSSGSPEPLVNKRTERRRRERERAKMLTYSRSKKIKTEPSVNSGTYASVSSHRIEMAPQDGSMQQSRPPSPCSDHAVGTTANQVVVAPATGDQSQPSVPCLDVVPLLQPADPLTSPDQSTAPDLIVISDDD, from the exons ATGACCATGGACGATGCGGTGGCGGAGGTGGACCTTGCGGACCCGAACCCGGACGTGGGGGACCTGTTCCACCACTACGACGGCCTCTACTTCCGGGGCGCGCTTGCCGCCGCCGGCTTCACCGCCCAGTGGCGCTCCTCGTCGTCACCACCACTAAGCAG GTCTTTTGGATCTTGCACCTTTTCAAAACAACAAAATACCATAACGCTCTCCGAGTCGTTTCTGAAGTATCGCTCATGTACTGACCGGAAGAATGCATTGCTTCATGAAATGATCCATGCAATCATATACGTGAAGCGTCACAGGAAGGACCG CAATCATGGCCCTGCTTTCCGTGCTTGGATGGAAGCCATTAACTCATGCTGCATACAGGATCGCCAG AGACCAGATGGTGGGTACAATATCACCACCCGTCATGATTTCATCCCAGAAGAGCCCCGTAGCTTCAAGGGTATGGTGTGGAAG TGTAGGTCTTGTGGTGATACACTTCTGAGGGCCATAAACCAGGGTCCTCCATCTGATGCCTGCTGCATTGAGAACGATGACATCAGTGCATCCtgtgggaacatgctttgctacTGGCACAA CCACAAGGATGACTGTTCTGGTACATACGAAAAAACA CTGATGTTGAAATTAGAAGCACCATCTCAGAAGAAAGTTGCAGGAG GTGCTCAGTTGCTTCTGACTTTACCATCAGAAATGTCCAAGTCAAAAGGTGCCATTGAAGAATCCAGTTCATCTATATTGCAGTTGCTGTGGAGTACTAAAGCCACAAAACCAAATGCTGAAGACAAGCATCTTTGTCTAGGGAGTGGCAGCAATGGGAAACCTCAGGGAAGTAGCTCCTCGAAGAAAGCAGACAAAAGGCGCAGGCCTGAAATGGTTGGGGAAACAAGTGTTATGCCTGCTGCACCCCAAGGAAAACCAAATCAAAACCATGGATTGGTTGCAATGGTGAAGCAAGCGCCTGTGTCCGTGGAAGGCTACAATGATACAAAATCACCGGGGAGAGATACATCAAAGAAAGCTGGCAAGCGTCATAAGCCTGATGATCTTCAGAAAACCAGTGTTCTCCCTTCTGCACCCCAGGGAACACCAAAACTGAAGCATGCATTGGTGGCAACAGAGAATAACAAACTCTCCTCAGCAGAGTGCAGCAACAATGCAAAATCACCAAAAACCAATACCTCAAAGAAAGCAGGAGAGCGGCATGAGCTCCAGATTGCTCAGAAAGCCTGTTCTCAGCCAGCTAACCCTCAGAAGAGACTGAAGCAAGACCCGGTTGCACCGGAAAAGAAAGAACTTTCCCCTTTGATGGGCTGCAGCAATGAGAAGTTATTGGACAGGAGCTCCTCAAAGAAGGCATACAAGCAGCATGAGCCCCAAGACTTTCAGGAAACCCCTGTTCTGTCAACTGCCCCTGGAATCAAACCCATGGCATCAGTCTTTGTTGCATCAGAGAAGCAGCGAAAGGGAAAATGCAAAAGGAAGAAGCCTGTGAAGGAAAAGGAGTATGGTGTGATGAGTGCGTGGCTGAAGTTCTATGAATCAGACAGGTCAAGTGGGTCGCCCGAGCCCCTTGTAAACAAAAGAACAGAGCGAAggagaagagaaagagaaagagcaaAAATGCTGACTTATTCACGGTCAAAGAAGATTAAAACTGAGCCGTCGGTCAACTCTGGGACATATGCCTCTGTCAGTAGCCACAGAATCGAAATGGCACCACAAGATGGATCGATGCAACAGTCCCGGCCACCGTCTCCATGCTCAGACCATGCTGTTGGTACTACTGCTAACCAGGTGGTGGTGGCTCCAGCAACTGGAGATCAGTCGCAGCCATCTGTTCCATGCCTGGATGTTGTTCCACTTCTTCAGCCAGCAGATCCGTTAACTTCGCCAGATCAAAGCACTGCCCCTGACTTGATAGTAATTTCTGATGATGACTGA
- the LOC136533652 gene encoding probable ubiquitin receptor RAD23 yields the protein MKVSVKTLKGSSFQIEVEPTDKVADVKKVIESMQEQASYPADQQVLIHQGKVLKDDTSLEENQVVENNFLVIMLRQNKGSSSAAPAKATANQAPPIQTVPATPPQTSAAPAAPAPIVPVSAPAATATASAAPAVAVSTEADSYGQAASNLVAGSNLEGTIQSILEMGGGTWDRDTVLRALRAAYNNPERAVEYLYSGIPEQMDVPAPPLSSQPANPVQAAQPAQAAVPSSGPNANPLDLFPQSLPNASANAGAGNLDVLRNNAQFQNLLGLVQANPQILQPLLQELGKQNPQVMQLIQENQAEFMRLINEPLEGDEENEMMLDQMADAAETIAVTPEENEAILRLEGMGFDRALVLEVFFACNKNEQLAANYLLDHMHEFDNDDGLGGPPL from the exons ATGAAGGTCTCCGTGAAGACGCTCAAGGGATCCAGCTTCCAGATCGAAGTGGAACCCACCGACAAG GTTGCCGACGTGAAAAAGGTCATAGAGAGTATGCAAGAGCAGGCTTCCTATCCTGCTGACCAACAAGTGCTTATTCACCAGGGGAAGGTGCTCAAGGATGACACCTCATTGGAGGAAAACCAAGTGGTTGAGAATAATTTTCTTGTTATAATGCTCAGACAG AACAAGGGATCATCAAGTGCAGCACCGGCTAAGGCAACCGCGAATCAG GCACCCCCTATTCAGACAGTGCCTGCTACTCCACCTCAAACGTCAGCAGCCCCAGCTGCACCGGCACCTAT TGTACCTGTCAGTGCACCGGCTGCAACTGCTACAGCCTCAGCAGCTCCTGCTGTTGCTGTATC CACTGAGGCAGATAGTTATGGTCAGGCTGCCTCAAACCTAGTTGCTGGCAGCAACTTGGAAGGAACAATTCAATCCATTCTTGAAATGGGTGGCGGGACATGGGACAGAGACACTGTACTACGTGCTCTGCGGGCTGCGTATAACAATCCAGAGCGCGCTGTTGAGTACTTATATTCT GGGATTCCTGAACAAATGGATGTTCCTGCACCACCTCTGAGTTCCCAGCCAGCCAATCCTGTCCAGGCGGCACAACCAGCTCAAGCTGCAGTTCCTTCATCTGGACCAAATGCTAATCCTCTCGACCTCTTTCCCCAA TCTCTTCCGAATGCTTCCGCTAATGCCGGTGCAGGAAACCTTGATGTTTTGCGTAATAACGCGCAATTCCAAAACCTGCTTGGTTTGGTGCAGGCTAACCCTCAGATTTTGCAG CCATTGCTTCAAGAATTGGGGAAACAAAATCCCCAGGTTATGCAGCTAATCCAGGAAAACCAAGCAGAGTTCATGCGGTTGATCAATGAACCACTTGAGGGAGATGAAGAGAATGAAAT GATGCTGGACCAGATGGCAGATGCAGCTGAGACCATTGCAGTCACTCCAGAGGAGAACGAAGCTATACTTCGT CTTGAAGGGATGGGCTTTGACCGGGCACTTGTCCTGGAAGTGTTCTTCGCCTGCAACAAGAACGAGCAGCTGGCCGCCAACTACCTCTTGGATCACATGCACGAGTTCGACAACGACGACGGGCTCGGAGGGCCACCACTATGA